A genomic stretch from Microplitis mediator isolate UGA2020A chromosome 10, iyMicMedi2.1, whole genome shotgun sequence includes:
- the LOC130675463 gene encoding WD repeat and FYVE domain-containing protein 3: MNIMRKLRGGSAVGGMGSSGTGSVDDCVGGSNPQHTALGLMHLKKLFSEYTHPPHPLSETEKDDKLYNMLPLFCKVFGSSPAGDMSEKFWDILAFTQQVSKLMVSEIRRRASNQSTETASCAIVKLLEIENSEESSNGWMLLSTLNLLAAGDASLIQAMTTASVPSTLVKCLYLFFDLPEMNDAEADLTDVNSEFTPRERRILLQKIFVQLLVRLCSHPYPAEELARKDDLTLLFSAITSWCPQYNVMWRKSAAEVLMTLSRHGLTQNVVSYIHNKGCIALCIDNMQRVPELAPLEVVEMFVTVFCFLKDSSEVSQMLLDDFRVCQGYIFLSEFLLKHAPSRLEQEGNAEAQDAIRNLVLMLASLTMCGHTELKPSQASMGSLFQMLGFTLPQPSNRGGSVRNIQAFQVLQSVFVKSNSSLLCCTILDAISSVYHSDNANYFILEGQNTLSQFAEKIYLKNPEIQKKFFQLLEFIVFQLNFVPCKELISLSILLKSNHSVSCSIMAMETLLNILRHNVIFKDVYREVGMLEVFVTCLHRYATLLKDKQSATDQGLEYKMCPEQERLGQLVMEALTTLLGGNVQNANVFRECTGARCAHNLVPYMECRFQALSLVRELILSAGGDDDMATLLGVMHSAPANALVLKSHILLALLTCLRESHRTRTVFRKVGGFVYVMSVLVSLEGQLGPLPHNSLEPCNDNIPERSSQDESQLLNLLHLVFQTICTAMRFEPANAKFFHLEICQSSLCDTLRLLGCFSSQTTLTECNNPVPSINYHNTWQGLFNGNVLEPSFPSEIPKSLSYACLLLRLLYDVALDVFEKPNFAVIGTRSPCHRQSSLENQKSVDSPVSGKRSTVNSLNLNPPAPEPIIVHPGIVVGMLHLLPSITDRTKPEYALALQIYIAEVIKSLVRSERNQQVMCDSGMAGELLTMGRVALQDETHPLHQPLQYIIERLAAQSLEPKDLREFLRLGDPLCCISLDDIEPNKQRGGPVPLTRIKTLVSMTTPKDFRAHGSCTLPPFVEFDMSAEGFASLYLPSIAPQSTTPPTVVSADNSVLGGIGSGDRLFPPQTGLTYSTWICVDKFSDPRTDPHCVRLLTLVRSPPSGTRDIICFAAVLSARDKAIIVSTQETQMPQSIGEWEPEGTGESGARVWCPDLLHEGQWHHIAIVLNRAVLKNSSFSLYLDGQHIQSQKLHYITQTPGGGAANLTVASPVYGYVGTPPCWRRYSKLTWKQGPCHLVEEVFNSQNILTLFKLGPHYMGSMQAPQFIGPEPLSSLLSEEKVVFGLNAKAMSQLTLAKIRKVYSRADTKSIAKQLGMSSHENATPIRVLHNSAGHLSGPARALGGVVVGYLGVRVFNPRPVATTIDNVGGCSVLLGLIAMAQDVESLYAAVKALVCVVRSNQAAQQEMDRRRGYQTLAMLLRRKCPLLNSHILHLTFSLVGTVDSGRETSAIPNVTAFQDLLCDLQVWHEAPGELLRSLLEHLYELVAESNEKRTNLRLMRDLQLVHKLLHILSEVKQNSTRQVLLALLSILLAQPRQADLLWFGQFIVATLPLVSEKHLIPRENEGPKEGEGESILLRNRCLQLLHSLLFNGSKVNATMCDELAKVLGLDWVLLFLQSGLHSTTIVWGLRILVAVCSVQSILQKFKEGTSNSGWLRHTDHNKMAMALGCQQQTSTGEVKPIGLNVPGFQHLGWLLPQHVDLVPELYFLFIGLMLVQPIKLLPADSKLELDNIWNFMFGVPANHSLSSFNGKINLCPDAVVVLLAMVRTMLNMHFNNPDSLPEWLTEYPVTIIQFLFFLYHNFTDFMPVFMSAEVLGALAGTLFPKPITGSQDSSGASTPADEQEPVLVRSPSKDIGLTNHPARKFVMDFLRVIVVDSLSLPVTAKSPPAIDLVLEAWPEYASTGQQTRYQTEILSILMEHLLAADVLIGEQAALPVVPGGSVNNITNNVCYVTARIVDKLWQGALTKDPHEVFDFIVKLIGQAKRRPGAVSMEGLHHCLNRTILFLLSRATDSIADQMAVLEALHKLTTHRLLVFGAGNHELEFISCLTYCLLQLTADIKIMLDTNMKTTWHVNPQVESSDDRLTSHQGHNLMAVAATRVWEELYACKKPAIEEVFKISLPAPVGNERAPDLSSVRDLVHEQATRLWLNYVVLERKASYRVPWELHNQIQSKIQKVTGGLTRLASRTKVRKEESVRPRLRLHHSAVAQWTEQHVGLVRELAATRKLQQQQTYQHTQRYVYQEWLQTETELTRERGLWGPPTPTVLDKWMLDMTEGPCRMRKKMMKNDLFYIHYPYRPELDHPDNKQLKYKVATSMDSKEYYLKQLGNSSGMFERERDPVIDDTPLAMHEGSTESEPPMVPCTLERHASEPDEAPEDNEQEEENNQAVPDNQTLLRLLEEHEKISHMFRCARIQGLDTTEGLLLFGKEHFYVIDGFTLLKSREIRDIESLPDAYEPILPSPGSPRRSRAMRQCSKFNYEDIREVHKRRYLLQPMALEVFSGDGRNYLLAFPRKVRNKVYQRFMTFATAIADSAHQSVAGQKRTANVEQATGLLSNLIGETSVTQRWVRGEISNFQYLMHLNTLAGRSYNDLMQYPIFPWILADYDSEEIDFNDPASFRDFTRPMGAQSPERLLQFKKRYKEWDDPHGETPPYHYGTHYSSAMIVCSYLVRMEPFTQHFLRLQGGHFDLADRMFNSIKEAWSSASKHNMADVKELIPEFFYLPEFLINSNHFDLGSKQSGVQLGDIVLPPWAKQDPREFIRVHRLALESDYVSQNLHHWIDLIFGYKQNGPAAVDAVNVFHHLFYEGNVDIYTIDDPLKKNATIGFINNFGQIPKQLFKKPHPCKKMTVRTSVIDPGPITPGLSITATDKLFFHNLDNLKPSLQPIKELKGPVGQILHIDKTVSAVEQNKTLIPPSFNKYVAWGFADHSLRIGNYDSEKAIFVCEAMMQSNGEIVACVCPSSKLIVTAGTSSVVTVWEYSKRQLSIKQCLYGHTEAVTCLSSSPAYNVIVSGSRDGTAIIWDLSRCLFVRQLRGHAGPVAAVAINDLTGDIATCAATWLHVWSINGEELASVNTCVGRADRMQQILCVAFSQTHEWDSQNVIMTGSTDGVARMWSMDYVQVPAEEEKPEEAADKSAVKKQPSTEEERTQSTKKRVHELVKQMSISAEESSLMMKSGSESSLSEAETLKEASRLHEEKEECSDNESSNSSINKLCPKNSQSPTVVMRRKSRGNPMFRKSEGGGRADSEVIQAHDSSHNVSNDSDSALRTSKSDTSLTDSFVMVNESDTKPRRINPQNILRDGFKWQRQLVFRSKLTMHTAYDRKDNAEPASITALAVSKDHKTVYVGDTRGRVFSWSVCEQPGRTVADHWLKDEGADSCVGCGVRFNLYERRHHCRNCGQVFCSKCSRFESKISRLGILKPVRVCQGCFSQLRSQGSTDSNNT, from the exons ATGAATATAATGCGTAAATTACGAGGGGGAAGTGCAGTTGGAGGCATGGGTTCCAGTGGAACTGGAAGTGTTGATGACTGTGTGGGCGGTAGTAATCCTCAGCATACGGCACTAGGTCTTATGCACctgaagaaattattttctgaATACACTCACCCGCCGCATCCGCTGTCGGAGACCGAGAAAGATGATAAGCTTTATAATATGTTGCCATTGTTTTGCAAG gtCTTTGGGTCTAGTCCTGCTGGAGATATGAGCGAGAAATTCTGGGATATATTGGCTTTTACGCAGCAAGTGTCCAAGCTGATGGTATCGGAGATAAGAAGACGGGCGAGCAATCAGAGTACTGAGACCGCCAGCTGTGCGATAGTTAAATTATTAGAGATTGAAAATAGTGAGGAGTCGAGTAACGGGTGGATGTTGCTGTCGACGTTAAATTTATTAGCCGCTGGTGACGCGTCGTTGATACAAGCGATGACAACAGCTTCGGTGCCATCGACACTTGTCAAGTGTCtgtatttgttttttgatttacCTGAAATGAACGACGCAGAAGCGGATCTCACTGATGTTAATAGTGAATTTACACCACGGGAACGCAgaatattgctacaaaaaatatttgtacaaTTACTGGTGCGGCTTTGTAGCCACCCGTATCCAGCAGAAGAACTGGCAAGGAAAGATGATTTAACGTTATTATTCTCGGCGATAACTAGCTGGTGCCCGCAGTACAATGTCATGTGGCGTAAAAGCGCTGCTGAAGTATTGATGACATTATCACGACATGGACTCACTCAAAATGTCGTATCTTACATTCATAACAAAGGATGTATAGCGCTTTGCATTGACAATATGCAACGTGTACCTGAACTAGCTCCGCTTGAAGTTGTTGAAATGTTTGTAACGGtattttgttttctaaaaGACTCTAGCGAAGTATCACAAATGCTTTTGGATGACTTTCGCGTTTGTCAAGgatatattttcttatcagaatttttacttaaacACGCACCTTCACGGCTCGAACAAGAGGGAAATGCTGAGGCGCAAGACGCCATCAGAAATTTGGTATTGATGTTGGCTTCGTTGACAATGTGCGGACACACTGAATTAAAACCGAGTCAAGCAAGTATGGGCTCGTTGTTTCAAATGTTAGGTTTTACTCTGCCACAGCCAAGCAATCGAGGCGGTAGTGTCAGAAATATTCAAGCATTCCAAGTACTACAATCTGTATTCGTTAAGTCTAACTCGTCACTTTTGTGCTGCACTATACTCGACGCCATATCTAGTGTTTATCACAGCGACAatgctaattattttatactagAAGGACAAAATACCCTATCACAGTTtgctgaaaaaatatatttgaaaaatcctgagatacaaaaaaaattctttcaactgtTAGAGTTTATAGTATTTCAGCTGAACTTTGTGCCTTGCAAAGAACTCATATCCCTATCAATTCTTCTCAAGTCTAATCACTCGGTCAGTTGCAGTATAATGGCGATGGAGACGCTGCTGAATATTCTACGACATAACGTGATATTCAAGGACGTGTACAGAGAAGTAGGAATGCTGGAAGTGTTTGTTACTTGTTTGCATCGTTATGCGACGCTGCTGAAGGACAAGCAGTCAGCAACTGACCAGGGCTTGGAGTACAAAATGTGTCCGGAGCAAGAACGTCTTGGTCAACTGGTGATGGAAGCTCTTACAACTCTACTGGGCGGCAATGTGCAGAATGCAAATGTTTTTCGAGAGTGTACTGGAGCTCGGTGTGCCCACAACCTTGTCCCCTACATGGAGTGTCGGTTCCAAGCACTGAGTCTCGTCAGAGAACTTATTCTCAGCGCCGGTGGAGACGACGACATGGCAACTCTGCTTGGTGTGATGCACTCAGCACCTGCAAACGCCCTGGTTCTCAAGTCTCACATACTCCTGGCACTTCTTACATGTTTACGAGAGTCACATCGCACTCGAACTGTTTTTCGTAAAGTCGGGGGTTTCGTTTACGTAATGTCAGTACTCGTTTCTCTTGAAGGCCAACTAGGACCACTGCCACACAATTCTTTAGAACCTTGTAACGATAACATTCCAGAAAGAAGTTCACAAGATGAATCACAACTTCTTAATCTACTCCATCTTGTCTTTCAAACAATTTGTACTGCTATGAGATTTGAACCAGCAAATGCTAAATTTTTCCACTTAGAAATATGTCAATCTAGTTTATGTGATACTCTACGACTACTTGGTTGTTTTTCATCTCAAACTACACTTACTGAGTGTAATAATCCAGTGCCGTCAATAAATTATCACAATACCTGGCAAGGTTTGTTCAATGGAAATGTTTTGGAACCGTCATTTCCAAGTGAAATACCAAAGAGTCTTTCGTACGCGTGTTTATTGCTGCGGTTGCTCTACGACGTAGCGCTTGATGTCTTTGAAAAGCCAAACTTTGCAGTGATTGGCACAAGATCACCGTGCCACAGACAATCCAGCTTGGAGAACCAAAAGTCTGTTGACTCTCCAGTGAGTGGAAAACGTTCAACTGTCAAttcattgaatttaaatccCCCTGCACCAGAGCCAATTATTGTCCATCCAGGTATTGTTGTAGGGATGCTTCACCTGTTGCCTTCAATAACTGACCGAACAAAACCAGAGTATGCTCTGGCTCTTCAGATCTACATTGCTGAAGTAATTAAGAGTCTCGTGCGCTCGGAACGCAATCAACAAGTTATGTGTGACTCCGGAATGGCTGGAGAATTATTAACTATGGGCAGAGTTGCGTTGCAAGATGAAACTCATCCGCTCCATCAACCTCTTCAGTACATAATTGAACGCCTGGCAGCCCAGTCATTAGAGCCAAAAGATTTACGTGAATTTTTACGACTCGGTGATCCACTTTGTTGTATTTCGCTGGACGATATAGAGCCAAACAAACAACGTGGAGGACCAGTTCCTTTGACACGTATCAAAACTCTCGTGTCAATGACAACACCAAAGGACTTCAGAGCTCACGGGTCGTGTACTCTACCGCCATTCGTTGAGTTTGACATGAGCGCTGAAGGATTCGCGAGTCTTTATCTTCCTAGTATTGCACCGCAGAGCACAACTCCACCGACAGTAGTCTCTGCTGACAACAGCGTACTGGGTGGCATTGGTTCAGGTGACCGCTTGTTCCCACCCCAGACTGGTCTTACATACAGCACATGGATATGTGTCGACAAATTCAGCGACCCACGAACAGATCCTCACTGTGTGAGACTTTTAACTTTGGTACGGAGTCCGCCCTCGGGTACTCGAGACATAATTTGTTTTGCTGCTGTCTTGAGTGCTAGAGATAAAGCCATTATTGTTTCAACACAAGAAACTCAGATGCCGCAGAGTATTGGAGAATGGGAACCCGAAGGTACTGGAGAAAGTGGAGCACGAGTTTGGTGTCCCGATTTACTTCACGAGGGACAATGGCATCATATAGCTATTGTATTGAATCGCGCAGTTTTGAAGAATTCAAGTTTTTCTCTCTACTTGGACGGCCAGCATATTCAAAGTCAAAAACTTCATTACATCACACAAACACCTGGTGGAGGGGCTGCTAATTTGACCGTAGCATCGCCTGTTTATGGTTACGTCGGTACACCTCCGTGCTGGAGGCGTTACTCAAAGTTAACTTGGAAACAAGGACCTTGTCATTTAGTTGAAGAAGTTTTCAACTCACAAAACATACTTACGCTATTTAAATTGGGCCCTCACTATATGGGAAGTATGCAAGCACCTCAATTCATCGGACCTGAACCTCTGTCTTCTCTGCTGTCGGAAGAAAAAGTTGTATTTGGATTGAATGCCAAAGCCATGTCACAACTAACTCTAGCAAAAATACGAAAAGTCTACAGTAGAGCTGATACCAAGTCAATAGCCAAGCAACTTGGCATGTCTTCTCACGAAAATGCAACTCCGATACGCGTTCTCCATAACTCTGCTGGTCATCTCAGTGGACCAGCTCGAGCTCTCGGAGGAGTCGTGGTTGGTTATCTAGGCGTGCGGGTTTTCAATCCACGTCCGGTTGCCACGACAATTGACAACGTAGGAGGATGCTCAGTGCTACTGGGTCTCATTGCCATGGCTCAGGATGTCGAGTCTCTGTACGCGGCAGTAAAAGCTCTGGTGTGCGTGGTGAGATCAAATCAAGCTGCGCAACAAGAAATGGATCGTCGTCGAGGTTACCAGACTCTGGCCATGTTACTGAGAAGAAAATGTCCTCTACTAAACAGTCACATTCTTCATTTGACGTTCAGTCTAGTAGGCACTGTTGACAGCGGACGTGAGACCAGCGCCATTCCCAATGTCACTGCATTCCAAGACTTGCTCTGTGATTTACAAGTGTGGCATGAAGCTCCCGGTGAGTTACTTCGTTCTTTACTAGAGCATTTGTATGAATTAGTAGCTGAGTCAAATGAAAAACGCACCAACCTAAGACTGATGCGGGATCTACAGTTGGTTCATAAATTACTGCATATTTTAAGTGAAGTCAAGCAGAACTCAACGAGACAAGTTCTTTTAGCGCTGCTGAGTATCCTGCTGGCACAGCCACGTCAAGCGGATCTTTTGTGGTTCGGTCAATTTATCGTCGCTACATTGCCTCTGGTATcagaaaaacatttaattcCACGCGAGAATGAAGGCCCGAAAGAAGGTGAAGGTGAAAGTATTTTATTGCGCAACAGATGTCTTCAGTTATTACACTCGCTATTGTTCAATGGATCCAAAGTAAATGCAACAATGTGCGATGAATTAGCGAAAGTTCTTGGTCTGGACTGGGTTCTATTGTTTTTACAATCAGGTCTTCACAGTACAACTATTGTGTGGGGATTAAGGATACTCGTAGCTGTTTGTTCAGTCCAATCGATACTTCAAAAGTTCAAAGAGGGAACGAGTAATAGTGGCTGGTTACGACACACTGATCATAATAAAATGGCAATGGCCTTGGGTTGTCAACAACAAACTTCAACTGGTGAAGTAAAGCCGATAGGTTTAAATGTACCGGGATTCCAACATCTCGGCTGGCTGCTTCCTCAACACGTGGACCTTGTTCCCGAATTGTACTTTCTTTTTATTGGGCTCATGTTAGTCCAGCCAATAAAATTACTGCCAGCTGACTCTAAATTAGAACTTGATAATATCTGGAATTTTATGTTTGGCGTACCAGCAAATCATTCATTGTCAtcatttaatggaaaaataaatttatgtccGGATGCTGTTGTTGTGCTTCTAGCGATGGTTCGCACTATGCTTAATATGCACTTTAATAATCCAGACAGTTTACCCGAGTGGCTTACTGAGTATCCAGTGAcaataatacaatttttattttttctctatcacaATTTCACAGATTTTATGCCAGTATTTATGTCAGCTGAAGTCTTGGGCGCTTTGGCGGGTACATTGTTCCCAAAACCTATTACTGGAAGTCAAGACAGCAGTGGAGCAAGTACTCCAGCTGATGAACAGGAGCCAGTGCTGGTGAGATCACCATCTAAAGACATCGGGTTAACGAATCACCCGGCAAGGAAATTTGTCATGGATTTCCTACGAGTTATTGTCGTAGATTCGCTATCTCTTCCAGTGACAGCTAAATCTCCACCAGCGATAGATCTAGTGCTAGAAGCTTGGCCAGAGTACGCGTCAACTGGCCAACAGACGCGTTACCAAACTGAAATATtgtcaattttaatggaacaTCTTTTAGCTGCTGATGTATTGATCGGCGAACAAGCAGCATTGCCTGTAGTTCCTGGGGGTTCTGTTAATAATATAACTAATAATGTTTGCTATGTTACAGCGAGAATCGTTGACAAACTGTGGCAAGGAGCATTGACCAAAGACCCGCATGAAGTCTTTGACTTTATTGTTAAACTTATCGGTCAAGCTAAAAGACGACCCGGGGCCGTCAGCATGGAAGGTCTTCATCATTGTTTAAATAgaacaatattatttttgctgTCACGAGCAACAGATTCAATTGCTGATCAAATGGCTGTTTTGGAAGCTCTGCATAAATTGACAACTCACAGATTACTTGTATTTGGTGCTGGGAATCATGAACTGGAATTCATCAGCTGTTTGACTTACTGTCTTCTTCAGCTTACTgctgacattaaaataatgcTAGACACAAATATGAAAACTACTTGGCATGTTAATCCTCAGGTTGAGTCAAGTGATGACCGACTGACGTCTCATCAAGGGCACAATCTTATGGCAGTAGCGGCAACAAGAGTCTGGGAAGAACTGTACGCATGTAAAAAACCAGCTATCGaggaagtatttaaaatttctttgccAGCTCCAGTAGGCAATGAACGCGCACCAGATTTATCGAGTGTACGTGATCTTGTTCATGAACAAGCCACCAGACTTTGGCTTAATTACGTTGTCTTGGAACGTAAAGCTTCTTACAGAGTACCCTGGGAGCTTCATAATCAGATTCAGTCGAAGATACAAAAAGTAACTGGTGGACTGACACGATTAGCAAGTCGCACAAAAGTACGCAAAGAAGAGTCTGTAAGACCGAGACTGAGACTTCATCATAGCGCAGTTGCTCAGTGGACAGAGCAGCATGTCGGATTGGTAAGAGAATTGGCCGCTACTCGTAAGCTTCAGCAGCAGCAAACTTATCAGCATACCCAGCGGTATGTTTATCAAGAATGGCTGCAGACTGAGACTGAGTTGACTCGCGAACGTGGACTCTGGGGTCCGCCGACTCCAACTGTTCTGGACAAATGGATGCTGGACATGACAGAGGGACCGTGTAGAATGCGCaagaaaatgatgaaaaatgaTCTGTTTTATATTCACTATCCTTATCGACCAGAGTTGGATCATCCTGATAACAAACAACTCAAGTATAAGGTAGCCACGAGTATGGACAGtaaagaatattatttgaaGCAACTTGGTAATTCATCTGGGATGTTTGAACGTGAACGGGATCCAGTTATAGATGATACTCCTTTAGCTATGCACGAAGGATCAACCGAAAGTGAACCACCGATGGTACCTTGTACGCTGGAACGTCACGCAAGCGAACCTGATGAAGCGCCCGAGGATAACGAAcaagaagaagaaaataatCAAGCGGTTCCTGATAATCAGACACTGCTAAGACTTCTTGAAGAGCATGAAAAAATCAGCCACATGTTTAGATGTGCCAGGATCCAGGGTTTAGACACCACAGAAGGTCTTTTACTGTTTGGCAAAGAACACTTTTATGTTATCGATGGATTTACGCTGCTCAAATCCCGTGAGATCAGAGACATTGAGAGTCTACCGGATGCTTATGAACCGATACTGCCTTCGCCTGGTTCACCTAGAAGATCTCGAGCCATGAGACAGTGTTCAAAATTCAATTACGAAGACATCAGAGAAGTTCACAAAAGAAGATATTTACTACAGCCCATGGCACTTGAGGTTTTCAGTGGTGACGgtagaaattatttactggCATTCCCAAGAAAAGTACGGAACAAAGTCTACCAAAGATTCATGACATTTGCAACGGCAATTGCTGACAGTGCTCATCAGTCAGTGGCAGGGCAAAAGAGAACAGCTAATGTTGAGCAAGCAACTGGATTACTTTCAAATCTTATTGGCGAGACTTCGGTGACTCAGCGATGGGTAAGAGGAGAAATATCAAACTTCCAATATTTGATGCATTTGAATACTTTGGCTGGACGAAGTTACAATGACTTGATGCAGTATCCAATTTTTCCTTGGATATTAGCAGACTACGACAGTGaagaaattgattttaatgatCCGGCGTCTTTCAGAGATTTTACTCGACCTATGGGAGCACAGAGCCCCGAAAGattgttacaatttaaaaagaGATACAAAGAATGGGATGATCCTCATGGTGAAACTCCACCTTATCACTATGGAACTCACTACTCGTCGGCAATGATCGTTTGTTCTTATTTAGTAAGAATGGAACCTTTTACCCAGCATTTCTTGCGACTTCAAGGCGGTCACTTTGATCTTGCTGACAGAATGTTTAACAGTATAAAAGAAGCGTGGTCGTCAGCTTCCAAACACAATATGGCTGATGTCAAAGAGCTTATTCCCGAGTTCTTTTATCTTCCCGAGTTTCTTATCAACTCCAATCACTTTGATTTGGGTTCGAAGCAGAGCGGAGTTCAATTGGGCGACATTGTGCTCCCGCCTTGGGCAAAGCAGGACCCTCGTGAGTTTATCAGAGTCCATCGGCTGGCATTAGAAAGCGACTACGTCTCCCAAAATTTGCATCACTGGATAGATCTCATATTTGGCTACAAACAAAACGGGCCAGCAGCCGTCGACGCAGTCAATGTATTCCACCATCTGTTCTACGAAGGCAACGTTGACATCTACACCATAGACGATCCGTTAAAAAAGAATGCAACGATtggatttataaataattttggacAAATACCCAAACAGCTATTTAAAAAACCTCATCCATGTAAAAAAATGACTGTAAGAACGAGTGTTATTGATCCAGGACCAATAACTCCGGGTTTAAGTATCACAGCaacagataaattatttttccataatCTAGACAATCTAAAGCCTTCATTGCAGCCCATTAAAGAGCTTAAAGGTCCAGTAGGACAAATATTACATATTGATAAAACAGTATCAGCTGttgaacaaaataaaacactTATTCCTCCTTCGTTTAATAAATACGTAGCATGGGGTTTTGCTGATCATTCATTGAGAATAGGTAATTATGACAGCGAAAAAGCAATATTTGTGTGTGAAGCAATGATGCAAAGTAACGGAGAAATAGTTGCTTGTGTTTGTCCGTCTTCCAAATTGATTGTCACAGCAGGAACAAGTTCTGTTGTCACAGTATGGGAGTACTCCAAACGTCAGTTGTCAATAAAACAATGTCTGTATGGTCATACGGAGGCAGTAACATGTCTTTCATCAAGTCCTGCTTACAATGTAATTGTGTCTGGGTCACGTGATGGTACGGCGATAATCTGGGATCTATCCCGGTGTCTTTTTGTACGACAGCTAAGAGGTCATGCTGGTCCTGTAGCAGCTGTTGCTATAAACGATCTCACTGGTGACATTGCCACCTGTGCAGCAACTTGGCTCCACGTTTGGAGTATCAATGGCGAAGAATTGGCGAGTGTCAATACGTGTGTAGGCCGTGCTGACAGAATGCAACAGATTTTGTGTGTCGCGTTCAGTCAAACACACGAGTGGGACTCGCAAAATGTTATCATGACTGGTTCCACTGACGGTGTTGCTCGGATGTGGTCAATGGACTATGTCCAGGTGCCCGCTGAAGAAGAAAAACCCGAAGAAGCAGCTGACAAGTCAGCAGTGAAGAAACAGCCTAGTACTGAAGAAGAGAGAACACAAAGTACCAAGAAGAGAGTCCATGAACTGGTTAAACAAATGAGCATATCTGCTGAAGAGTCAAGTCTGATGATGAAGAGTGGCTCGGAGAGCAGTTTGTCTGAAGCTGAAACTCTGAAGGAAGCTTCTCGTCTTCACGAAGAAAAAGAAGAGTGCTCGGATAATGAATCGAGTAATagttcaattaataaattatgccCGAAAAATTCACAATCGCCGACTGTAGTGATGAGGCGGAAGAGTCGGGGGAATCCGATGTTTAGAAAAAGTGAAGGAGGAGGTAGAGCAGACAGTGAAGTTATTCAGGCCCACGACTCATCTCACAATGTTAGCAATGATTCTGATAGTGCATTGAGGACTAGTAAAAGCGATACCAGCTTGACTGATAGTTTTGTTATGGTAAATGAGTCAGATACCAAACCACGCAGGATCAACCCACAAAATATTCTTAGAGATGGATTCAAGTGGCAGAGGCAGCTAGTGTTTAGAAGTAAACTAACAATGCACACAGCTTATGATCGTAAAGACAATGCAGAGCCTGCTTCGATAACAGCATTGGCGGTCTCGAAAGATCACAAAACAGTTTACGTGGGCGATACTCGGGGTCGAGTGTTCTCGTGGAGTGTTTGCGAGCAACCTGGACGCACTGTCGCTGATCATTGGCTCAAAGACGAGGGCGCTGATTCGTGTGTCGGTTGCGGAGTGAGATTTAATCTCTATGAGAGACGACACCATTGTCGCAATTGCGGACAAGTATTCTGTTCAAA GTGCAGTAGGTTCGAGTCGAAAATATCGAGACTAGGAATTCTAAAACCTGTCAGAGTATGCCAGGGATGCTTTTCACAACTAAGATCTCAAGGATCAACTGACAGTAATAACACTTAA